The Rhinoraja longicauda isolate Sanriku21f chromosome 17, sRhiLon1.1, whole genome shotgun sequence genome includes a region encoding these proteins:
- the crbn gene encoding protein cereblon isoform X2: MHGDKQLRWRRKKREEATSWTTCCCCRRRRWTQMLTMSLPRWKLKTMTVKRLKNQPSSILIQVYQLHTLDRSDSAPEFGTTAEIYEYREEQEFGIETVKVKAVGRQRFKVLETRTQTDGIQVAKVQILPEWILSSSIAGVQLNSLNRLHMFVSNKPPACRLKQNQKWWQKYQKRNFHCANLTWWPPWVYSLYDAEILMERMKKQLREWDENLKDDSLPTNPVDFSYRVAAYLPIDDNLRIELLKIGSAIQRLRCELDLMDKCTSLCCKRCRHTEITTKNDIFSLSLFGPMAAYVNPHGYVHETLTVYKANNLNLISRPSTQHSWFPGFAWTIAQCRTCGSHMGWKFTATKKDMLPQKFWGLTRAALQPRIPELDNGQQEGCWQPCR, from the exons ATGTTGACGATGAGTTTGCCGAGATGGAAGTTGAAGACCATGACAGTGAAGAGGCTGAAAAACCAACCGTCATCAATTTTGATCCAAGTCTACCAACTACACACTCT TGATCGTTCTGACAGTGCTCCAGAGTTTGGAACCACGGCAGAAATTTATGAATATAGGGAGGAACAAGAATTTGGTATTGAAACTGTAAAAGTCAAAGCTGTTGGGCGTCAAAGGTTTAAAGTTCTTGAAACAAGAACTCAAACTGATGG AATTCAGGTGGCAAAAGTTCAGATCCTACCAGAGTGGATCCTTTCTTCAAGTATAGCAGGAGTTCAGCTTAATTCACTAAACAGACTTCATATGTTTGTTTCAAATAAGCCCCCTGCCTGCCGATTAAAGCAAAATCAGAAGTGGTGGCAGAAGTATCAAAAg AGAAATTTCCACTGTGCAAATCTGACGTGGTGGCCTCCATGGGTATATTCTTTATATGATGCG GAAATACTAATGGAAAGAATGAAAAAACAACTCCGCGAGTGGGATGAAAATCTCAAAGACGACTCCCTTCCGACAAATCCTGTAG ATTTTTcttatagagttgctgcttatttGCCTATTGATGACAATTTAAGAATTGAGCTGCTTAAAATTGGTAGTGCTATTCAGCGGCTTCGTTGTGAATTGGATCTGATGGACAAA TGTACATCTCTTTGTTGTAAAAGATGTCGCCACACAGAAATAACCACAAAAAATGACATCTTCAG TTTATCATTATTTGGACCCATGGCTGCCTATGTGAATCCTCATGGTTATGTACATGAAACCCTCACCGTATATAAAGCCAACAACCTGAACTTAATCAGTCGCCCATCAACTCAGCATAGCTGGTTCCCTGG CTTTGCGTGGACCATAGCCCAGTGCCGCACTTGTGGAAGTCACATGGGCTGGAAGTTTACAGCAACCAAAAAAGACATGTTGCCCCAGAAATTCTGGGGGTTAACACGAGCAGCTTTGCAACCCAGAATACCAGAACTGGATAATGGTCAACAGGAAGGATGCTGGCAACCATGTCGTTAA
- the crbn gene encoding protein cereblon isoform X1, whose translation MAEEEEGGGDQLDNLLLLPPPPLDPDVDDEFAEMEVEDHDSEEAEKPTVINFDPSLPTTHSYLGMDMEEFHGRTVHDEDSNPTIPILPHVAVILIPGQTLPLQLFRPQEVSMMRNLIQKDRTFGILAYSDRSDSAPEFGTTAEIYEYREEQEFGIETVKVKAVGRQRFKVLETRTQTDGIQVAKVQILPEWILSSSIAGVQLNSLNRLHMFVSNKPPACRLKQNQKWWQKYQKRNFHCANLTWWPPWVYSLYDAEILMERMKKQLREWDENLKDDSLPTNPVDFSYRVAAYLPIDDNLRIELLKIGSAIQRLRCELDLMDKCTSLCCKRCRHTEITTKNDIFSLSLFGPMAAYVNPHGYVHETLTVYKANNLNLISRPSTQHSWFPGFAWTIAQCRTCGSHMGWKFTATKKDMLPQKFWGLTRAALQPRIPELDNGQQEGCWQPCR comes from the exons ATGTTGACGATGAGTTTGCCGAGATGGAAGTTGAAGACCATGACAGTGAAGAGGCTGAAAAACCAACCGTCATCAATTTTGATCCAAGTCTACCAACTACACACTCT TACTTGGGAATGGACATGGAGGAGTTTCACGGCCGTACAGTGCATGATGAAGATAGCAATCCAACCATCCCAATTCTTCCTCATGTAGCAGTTATTCTTATTCCGGGACAAACATTACCATTGCAACTTTTTCGGCCTCAGGAAGTATCCATGATGCGAAACCTGATTCAGAAAGACAGGACATTTGGCATCTTGGCATACAG TGATCGTTCTGACAGTGCTCCAGAGTTTGGAACCACGGCAGAAATTTATGAATATAGGGAGGAACAAGAATTTGGTATTGAAACTGTAAAAGTCAAAGCTGTTGGGCGTCAAAGGTTTAAAGTTCTTGAAACAAGAACTCAAACTGATGG AATTCAGGTGGCAAAAGTTCAGATCCTACCAGAGTGGATCCTTTCTTCAAGTATAGCAGGAGTTCAGCTTAATTCACTAAACAGACTTCATATGTTTGTTTCAAATAAGCCCCCTGCCTGCCGATTAAAGCAAAATCAGAAGTGGTGGCAGAAGTATCAAAAg AGAAATTTCCACTGTGCAAATCTGACGTGGTGGCCTCCATGGGTATATTCTTTATATGATGCG GAAATACTAATGGAAAGAATGAAAAAACAACTCCGCGAGTGGGATGAAAATCTCAAAGACGACTCCCTTCCGACAAATCCTGTAG ATTTTTcttatagagttgctgcttatttGCCTATTGATGACAATTTAAGAATTGAGCTGCTTAAAATTGGTAGTGCTATTCAGCGGCTTCGTTGTGAATTGGATCTGATGGACAAA TGTACATCTCTTTGTTGTAAAAGATGTCGCCACACAGAAATAACCACAAAAAATGACATCTTCAG TTTATCATTATTTGGACCCATGGCTGCCTATGTGAATCCTCATGGTTATGTACATGAAACCCTCACCGTATATAAAGCCAACAACCTGAACTTAATCAGTCGCCCATCAACTCAGCATAGCTGGTTCCCTGG CTTTGCGTGGACCATAGCCCAGTGCCGCACTTGTGGAAGTCACATGGGCTGGAAGTTTACAGCAACCAAAAAAGACATGTTGCCCCAGAAATTCTGGGGGTTAACACGAGCAGCTTTGCAACCCAGAATACCAGAACTGGATAATGGTCAACAGGAAGGATGCTGGCAACCATGTCGTTAA